The nucleotide sequence TTAGAGCGAAGTGTGGCGGAGGTTTTACGAGAAATCGCAAAGCTCAAATTAGGGATTGATCTAACGGTAAAAGAATTCCTTGAAATGCTTGAGGATAAGTCTCAAGAAGCAGTCGTGCCGCTCGTCGTACTTGATCAGGAAGAGGAAGAAACGATGGTCATGGCGAAAGGCAGTGCTCTTTTGAAAAACGGGAAATTAATTGGCATGATTGATGACAAAGTGACCCGAGGCGTTCTTTGGCTTCGAGATGAAATCGATCTTGCGTATGTTACCGTTCAACCAAAAGGGACAGACGGTTATGTGTCGATGCTGCAGATTTTTAGTCGTACAAAATTCGAGCCTCACATTGAAAATGGGAAGTGGAGTATCACTGTTCGGATCGAGACGAAGAACGATATTATTCAAAATGGCACGCCTTTAAAGGTTAGTAGTGAAAAGGTGTATAAGCAGCTGGAGAAGGAGGTTGAGCGTGAAATCAAGCATTACACGCAACTCGCTCTTGAAGAAGCAAGAAAGCATCATGCAGATATCTTTGATTTTTCGGAACATTTTCATCAAAAGTATCCAGACAGGTGGCACAATATTGAGAAGAAGAACGGATGGGAAGAGAAGTTCAATGAGATAGAAGTAAAGGTGCATGTAAACGCAAATATTACAAGAACAGGTCTAACAACGAGCCCTCCAGCATTCCCTGATGATGAAGAGGTGACAGATTGATTTTTCTAAGTATATGCGGAATTACTTGTGTTGTTCTGTTAATCGTTTTGTATGAGTGGCACAGGCTTGAAAATAAGCGGGATAAAGTTTTCTTTGTCTTAATTACTAGTACCGGTTACTTTCTCGCCATTTTGTTACTGCTAAAGCCGAACTTGCCTGGGCCAACCCACTTAATATATCCAATCTTCAAGCCGTTAGGAAAATTCCTGCTTCAATAGAAGAGAGGCTGACATCTTGAAGTCAGCCTCTCTCTTTGTCTATACAAAGCACATAAAGTTTCGAATCTGCGAATAACGGTAACGCACTCTGCGCGCACGACCACTTTGCCACGTGTAGCCTGTTACACTTTCTGCACGGATTTCAGACGGGTAGAACCAGAAATCTTTTCCGAAGGGACCTTGAGTCCGTAAGCCAAGCAACCCCCAATTCCCTAAGCAAGCACACAAACGAGAACGGACTTGCCCTGTTTGAACAGGTCCTGCGAACGCAGCTGTTTGAGCAGGTGGGATTTGCGACGGCGGCGGTGAAGTTGGCGCTCCTTCTTGCTGACGGTCTTCTTCCTGATAGCTCTCATTTGGAACATAATAAGCAGGCTGTGGATAATAATAATTCATATATGGCATGTAATAGGGTTGTTCATACATCTATATTTCCTCCTCTTTTTTTTGAATCTCAAGATAGCGTATGTGACAGACGTGGCAAATGAAGCTCTTCCACTGGAAAAAATAAGAGGGGTTGGGGGGATTCGGGTGGGTTTTTATGGTAAAGTTAAGGGGAAGTTCTGAATCTTAGAAAGTGTGTGTAGATATGCGTCGATACTGGAAGACAGGCTTTATAATTCTGATAGGGTGGTTTCTGATTCATACAGCGCTGATCGTCATTGATGGGTTAAATGATGAATTGAAACGTGTGGATGCCGCAGTTGTGCTCGGCAATAAAGTAGAAGAAAATGGTGAAGTATCAAAGCGGCTACAGGCTCGATTGGACAGGGCAGTGACCTTGTATGAGGATGGTTACTTTCAGCATATAATCGTCAGCGGTGGGATGGGTGAGGAAGGGTTCGATGAGGCAAAAGTAATGAAAGACTATTTAATGAAGAAAGGTGTCGCAGATAAGCAAATACTTGTCGATTCAGACGGCTACAATACCGCCTTAACAGCTGAGAATGCAAGAGTAATAGCTGAGCAGTTCGAATTTGAATCGGTGGTCGTGATCAGTCAGTATTTTCATATTTCTAGAACGAAGCTTGCATTTGAAAAGCAAGGCTTCAACGAAGTATACGGAGCACATGCCCGCTATTTTGAAATGCGCGATTTGTATTCGATCGTGCGCGAGTTCCCTGCGTACTACAAGTATTTGTTTTTGTCGCAATAGAAAAGAGGCTGACATGGAATCAGCCTCTTAGGGATTAGACAGCGGCGCCATCTTGGACATGCGAGAGTGCTTGAGAGAAGTCTGCGATTAAGTCATCCGCATCTTCTAGCCCGACCGATAGGCGTAATAAGCCTTCAGTGATGCCGCAGCGGTCGCATTCATCATTTGGCACTGAGCCGTGTGACATTGTCCGTGGATACGATAAAATAGATTCAACAGCACCGAGGCTGACCGCAAAGACAGGGAGCTGACAATGTTCCACAAATGTTTTCACAGCATGCTGGTTTTCAAGCTCAAACGAAAGAACAGCGCCGCCATTGCTTGCCTGACGGTATTGAATATCGTTTCCAGGATGTGATGAAAGCCCAGGGTAAAAGATGTTTTTGACCGCTGGATGACTGGCGAGAAAGCTTGTGATTTTCTCAGCAGATTGGACGGATTGCTGCATACGGACGTGTAATGTTTTGATGCCGCGCAGCAAGAGCCAGCAGTCATTTGGCCCTAGGATCGAACCGAATGCATTTTGCAAAAAGCCGATCTGTTCAGCAAGTGCATCATCGTTTGTAACGGCAAGCCCTGCCACAATGTCACTATGTCCGCCAAGAAATTTCGTTGCACTGTGAACGACGACATCTGCACCGAGCTCGAGTGGGCGCTGAATGTCTGGCGTTAAGAACGTATTATCGACAAATGCATAACAGTTATGTGCTTTGGCGATTTCACATACGGCCTTAAGGTCGGTCACTTTCAACAGTGGATTTGAAGGGGTTTCTAAGTAAACGACCTTTGTATTTGGCTGAATGGCTTTTTCGACGTCTTCAAGCTTTGTCATATCGACGAACGTATACTCAATTCCAAAGCGTGGCAGCACTTGGGTAACAACGCGATATGTGCCGCCGTACACATCCTCTGTGACTAAGATGTGGTCACCTTGTGATAGAAGGGTGAACACCGTGGAAATGGCGGCCATGCCAGATGGAAAGGCAAAGCCTGCTGTGCCGCCTTCAAGCTGTGCGATTGTTTCTTCTAATGCCTTCCGAGTTGGATTGCCGCCTCTTGCATATTCATATTCACCGAACTGTTCAATGTCAGTTTGATGGAAAGTAGAAGAGTGGATTAACGGAACACTTACCGCTCCAGTCGTTGGGTCTACCTTATGGTTGTTGTGTAGAAGTGATGTTTGAAATGTGTAATGTTTACTCATTGATTTGCACCGCCTTTTTTGCATTTTCGAAAGCTTGTTTGAAGTCAGTTATCAGGTCATCAGCGTGTTCAAGTCCGACAGACAGCCTTAACAGTCGGTTGCACACCCCATAAGCACTTCGTATTTCTTCAGGAATATCCATATGCGTTTGCGTAGCAGGATACGTGATAAATGTTTCAGCACCGCCTAAGCTTTCCGCAAAGCTGATAAGTGAAAAGCTTTCTAACAGAGCGCCGACAACTGCTTCGTCATGAACACGAAATGAAAGCATGCCGCCGCGCTTTGGACGAAGCACATCTGTGACATCAGGGTGTGAAGCGAGAAACGCTGCGAGCGCATCGGCATTTTCTTCATGCTGTCTCATCCGCAGTGCCAAGGTTTTCAGTCCGCGTAAGACAAGGTAAGAGTCGAACGGCGACAGCACTGCACCAGATGCATTATGGTAAAGAGCAATTTGCTCACACAGTGTCTCGCCTTTGGCAACAATTAAGCCTGCTAGTACATCGTTATGACCGCCCAAATATTTCGTTGCACTATGAATGACGAGGTCGGCGCCATCGGTAATCGGCCGTTGAATGCATGGCGTGTAAAACGTATTGTCGACAATTAATAACAGGTCATGCTTATGCGCCACTTCTGCTAATGCTGGAATGCTTACTTCATGCATTAACGGATTAGTCGGCGTTTCGATAAAAATCGCTTTCGTCTTCTCGTTAATGTGTGCTTCAAACGCAGCAGGATCATCACCTTGTATGTAATGAAAGTGAAAGCCCCACTTGCGAAAGCCCTCTTCAAATAACCGGTATGTGCCGCCGTACAAATCTTGCGAAACAACAAATTCATCCCCGTGTTCAAAGATGGAGAATAACGTTTGAATAGCGGCCATACCGCTGCTACAGGCAAAGCCTGCATCTCCTTGTTCGAGCTCTGCAATTGTTTCTTCAAGAGCCTGCCGCGTCGGGTTCCCAGAACGGATATAATCATAGCCGGTTGATTTTCCAATTCCTTCGTGCCGGTAAGCAGTTGATAAGTAGACAGGCGGTCCGACCGTTCCTGTTCTCGTTTCTGAACGGTTTCCTGCCTGCGCAAGAATGCTTTCGATTTTCCAGTTCGTCATCATAATCCTCCTCAAAAAGCTCGGGTAAATAGAAAAAAGCCTTCAAGAAGAAGGCTTTTGAATGCATATAAGCAATCGCTTCTTCTTATCTTTCAAGCGTGTTGTTCGCTTGCTGGAATTAGCACCTTGCCTAAAACGGCTGGTTGCTGAGGCGTCAACGGGCCAGATCCCTCTGCCTCTCTGGATAAGAATTCGAAAAATTCAGTTGTTATTTTAGTTACTCCAATTTACAACATGTTAAAACGAAATGCAATACCTTTTTTTTCGCATGAAAAAAGTCGCCTATGCCACTAAAAAAGTAAAATTTCATGGATGAACGTGTCTTTCCCTC is from Bacillus tianshenii and encodes:
- a CDS encoding YdcF family protein, which produces MRRYWKTGFIILIGWFLIHTALIVIDGLNDELKRVDAAVVLGNKVEENGEVSKRLQARLDRAVTLYEDGYFQHIIVSGGMGEEGFDEAKVMKDYLMKKGVADKQILVDSDGYNTALTAENARVIAEQFEFESVVVISQYFHISRTKLAFEKQGFNEVYGAHARYFEMRDLYSIVREFPAYYKYLFLSQ
- a CDS encoding methionine biosynthesis PLP-dependent protein; translation: MTNWKIESILAQAGNRSETRTGTVGPPVYLSTAYRHEGIGKSTGYDYIRSGNPTRQALEETIAELEQGDAGFACSSGMAAIQTLFSIFEHGDEFVVSQDLYGGTYRLFEEGFRKWGFHFHYIQGDDPAAFEAHINEKTKAIFIETPTNPLMHEVSIPALAEVAHKHDLLLIVDNTFYTPCIQRPITDGADLVIHSATKYLGGHNDVLAGLIVAKGETLCEQIALYHNASGAVLSPFDSYLVLRGLKTLALRMRQHEENADALAAFLASHPDVTDVLRPKRGGMLSFRVHDEAVVGALLESFSLISFAESLGGAETFITYPATQTHMDIPEEIRSAYGVCNRLLRLSVGLEHADDLITDFKQAFENAKKAVQINE
- a CDS encoding Ger(x)C family spore germination protein is translated as MKAKFLSIFLCLLLLTGCWDRIEVNDLAVVVGVGIDRVDNEHLKLTLLLINPGTSQSKQVQSGADGGSFSTTVVSGVGTSIGDAIPQIQEKLSREIFWGHHRIAIIGKKAAEYGVREEIDFFARHPVTRLRSQVFISEGTAEEMLRTPPILERSVAEVLREIAKLKLGIDLTVKEFLEMLEDKSQEAVVPLVVLDQEEEETMVMAKGSALLKNGKLIGMIDDKVTRGVLWLRDEIDLAYVTVQPKGTDGYVSMLQIFSRTKFEPHIENGKWSITVRIETKNDIIQNGTPLKVSSEKVYKQLEKEVEREIKHYTQLALEEARKHHADIFDFSEHFHQKYPDRWHNIEKKNGWEEKFNEIEVKVHVNANITRTGLTTSPPAFPDDEEVTD
- the metC gene encoding cystathionine beta-lyase, yielding MSKHYTFQTSLLHNNHKVDPTTGAVSVPLIHSSTFHQTDIEQFGEYEYARGGNPTRKALEETIAQLEGGTAGFAFPSGMAAISTVFTLLSQGDHILVTEDVYGGTYRVVTQVLPRFGIEYTFVDMTKLEDVEKAIQPNTKVVYLETPSNPLLKVTDLKAVCEIAKAHNCYAFVDNTFLTPDIQRPLELGADVVVHSATKFLGGHSDIVAGLAVTNDDALAEQIGFLQNAFGSILGPNDCWLLLRGIKTLHVRMQQSVQSAEKITSFLASHPAVKNIFYPGLSSHPGNDIQYRQASNGGAVLSFELENQHAVKTFVEHCQLPVFAVSLGAVESILSYPRTMSHGSVPNDECDRCGITEGLLRLSVGLEDADDLIADFSQALSHVQDGAAV